A region of the Longimicrobiales bacterium genome:
GCGCGTGGCGATCGACATCGGTGCGGTCGGCTCGCCCTCGTGCAGCACCACCAGGTAACGCAGCAGCTCCTCGTCGAGCTTCAGCAGCCGCTCGTACTCCGGCAGCTCCGTCGCGCCCGCCTTGAACTGGGCCACCACGTAGTAACCCGCAGCCTGCTTGCGAATGGGATACGTCAGCTGGCGACGACCCCAGTGGTCGATGGCCGTGATCTCCGCGCCCGCGCCCGTCAGCAGACCGTGGTAACGGTCCAGCTTCTCGTTTACGCGGTCTTCGGGGACCTGTGTGTCGAAGATGTAGACGGTCTCGTAATCGCGCACTTCGCCTGATCCTCTCCTGTGGTCATAGGCGGCCCGGCGACGTTCGCCGGGCAGGAGCTAGCCTTGAAAACTATCCGCACCGGCGAGTTCCTACAAGGGGTCCCCGAATTCCCCAAAAGCCGCAGGGACACCGGGCCTCCAGCGCCGCGTCGCCCCCGGCTCGCCCGCAACCTCTCAGCCCGCGTAGCCCCGAGCTCGCCGACACCTCCAGCGCCGCGTAGTTCCCAGCTCGCGAATCAGCGACGCACGACCTGACCGCGGATCTCGCCACCGGGTCGCGCCACGGTATGCACGTTCACATATGCGCCGCCCGTCCGCAGCAGCACTCGCAGCGAATCGACGGATATGGCTGCCGCCGCGTTCGGAAGCGGCTGGATGTCGGCCGCTGTGAACACATCAGCCGCGAGTCTGCCGCTGAACATCGCGGCCGGGCTGCTCGTGCTGAACAGGGGCACGAGAATGCCACCGTTCACGCCGGCAGCGCCCGCATGGATGTGCGCCGCGGTCGGCAGAGCCAGGTCCTGCACATCGAGCCGGTATTCGAACTCCGCGCCGCGATCCGTCAGGACGAAGCCGCCGGAAGCACTCGAACTGTTCGCGGGCACTTCATTCGCACCGCTCATGGTCGCTTCGTAGCGGTCGGGGTCGGGGCCATCGTCGTCGCAGGCAACGAGGAGGGCTGCGGCGATCAGGGGGAGGGTGCGGCCGATGCGAGTAAGCATGAAGACCTCCGGCGTTGACGGTGAGCAACGCGCCGGAACCCCTGCCCACGCGCCGGCCGGCGGGGCCGGCGCATGACCTTATGTCGAATGCACTGCGAGAGCCGTACCTCGGCGGCGATTCGTCGCGCGGGAAGGCCAGCCAGCGACGATCGTGCGTCCCGGCTGGCCCGCGTGACCGGGATCGCGACCCCGCCGACCCGCCGACCCGCCGACCCGCCGACCCGCTCGACCCGCTCGACCCGCACCCTGCTGCACGCGCGCTCGACCCGCAACGCGCCGCTTGCCCCCAGCCTGATCAGACGTTGAATCGGAACAGCAGGATATCGCCGTCCTGTACGATGTACTCCTTGCCCTCGGAGCGGACGAGCCCTTTTTCGCGCGCAGCCTTCTGAGAGCCCTCACGCTCGAAGTCCGCGAATGCGAGCGTTTCGGCACGGATGAACCCGCGCTCGAAGTCCGTATGGATCTCGCCGGCCGCCTGGGGCGCGCGCGCGCCGCGTCGAATGGTCCAGGCGCGGACCTCCTTCTCACCGGCCGTGAAGAAGCTGATGAGTCCGAGGAGCTCATAGCCGGCGCGGATGAGGCGATAGAGACCGGGCTCCTCGAGACCGAGCTCGTCGAGGAACAGCGCGCGCTCATCCTTCTCGAGATGGAGCAGCTCGGCCTCGATACGCGCCGAGAGCGGCACCACCTGGGCATCCTCGGCGTCGGCGGCGATGGCCTCGCGGAGCCTGTCGACGAGCGCGTTCTCGCCGGAAGGAAGGTCGCTCTCAGCGACGTTGGCGACGTAGATCTCGCGCTTCGCCGTGAGCAGGTTCATCTGGCGCAGGAGCCGCGCATCCTCTTCGTTGCCGAGGGACACGCGACGGGCGGGCTGCCCCTCCGACAGCAGTGTGTGCAGACGCCTGAGCAGCGCCAGCTCCGCGACGGCCTCGCGGTCGCCGCTCTTGGCGGTGCGCTC
Encoded here:
- the rpsF gene encoding 30S ribosomal protein S6 — encoded protein: MRDYETVYIFDTQVPEDRVNEKLDRYHGLLTGAGAEITAIDHWGRRQLTYPIRKQAAGYYVVAQFKAGATELPEYERLLKLDEELLRYLVVLHEGEPTAPMSIATR
- a CDS encoding CHRD domain-containing protein, producing the protein MLTRIGRTLPLIAAALLVACDDDGPDPDRYEATMSGANEVPANSSSASGGFVLTDRGAEFEYRLDVQDLALPTAAHIHAGAAGVNGGILVPLFSTSSPAAMFSGRLAADVFTAADIQPLPNAAAAISVDSLRVLLRTGGAYVNVHTVARPGGEIRGQVVRR
- the ychF gene encoding redox-regulated ATPase YchF — encoded protein: MPNLRLGIVGLPNVGKSTLFNALTGAGASADNYPFCTVDPNVGVVEVPDRRMDLLVEQVQPRNTQPAVVTFVDIAGLVEGASEGEGLGNQFLTNIREVDAVVHVVRCFEDPDVTHVMGGVDPERDRAVINLELVLSDLQNVEKRIAKVERTAKSGDREAVAELALLRRLHTLLSEGQPARRVSLGNEEDARLLRQMNLLTAKREIYVANVAESDLPSGENALVDRLREAIAADAEDAQVVPLSARIEAELLHLEKDERALFLDELGLEEPGLYRLIRAGYELLGLISFFTAGEKEVRAWTIRRGARAPQAAGEIHTDFERGFIRAETLAFADFEREGSQKAAREKGLVRSEGKEYIVQDGDILLFRFNV